One window of Mesotoga sp. BH458_6_3_2_1 genomic DNA carries:
- a CDS encoding TetR/AcrR family transcriptional regulator yields the protein MRAKLSSRERIIKAARKAFAERGHDGVSMSEIAQMAGVKKALIYYYFPSKEDLFYEVWQYSIDELEDHVFSETRNENVYVSKLKRILRSYIDFITNKNEIKKIMDQERANLSREDNESWKRVRDRYQLLKEKLSSAIDEAKNAQEISKDVDPDSAADLILNGFSVTEDPNGLESIREIIWRGLVSNSGE from the coding sequence GTGCGAGCGAAATTGTCTTCTAGAGAGAGGATTATAAAAGCCGCCCGGAAGGCCTTTGCGGAAAGAGGTCACGACGGCGTAAGCATGTCTGAGATTGCCCAGATGGCTGGGGTGAAAAAGGCCTTAATATACTATTACTTCCCCAGCAAAGAGGACTTATTTTATGAAGTCTGGCAATACTCGATAGACGAACTTGAAGATCATGTCTTTTCGGAAACCAGAAATGAAAATGTTTATGTGTCGAAGCTCAAGAGGATTCTCAGATCGTACATTGATTTCATAACCAATAAGAATGAGATCAAGAAGATCATGGATCAGGAGAGGGCGAACCTTAGCAGGGAGGACAATGAATCCTGGAAGAGGGTAAGAGACAGGTACCAGCTTCTGAAGGAGAAGCTGTCCTCAGCGATAGACGAAGCAAAGAACGCTCAGGAGATTTCTAAAGACGTGGATCCCGACAGCGCTGCAGACCTCATATTGAATGGTTTCAGCGTAACGGAAGACCCGAACGGGCTAGAAAGTATTAGAGAGATAATCTGGAGGGGCTTGGTCAGCAACTCCGGTGAATGA
- a CDS encoding radical SAM protein gives MGIVESMKASMLRQAGKYVGSLVRNSSTENIGRLFGTVAALTKEPTKSGLKKLTQMAKEEHPMIVSWQNVFKRSSPKAVEKAMTNLVVNEFALGEKIRQEKMLEHEVVIPKLVVISPTYACNLNCVGCYAGLYGRKYQLSKEEVSSIIRQANELGIYFFIITGGEPFVWPHLLEIFEEFNDSYFQVYTNGTLITKEVAQKLAELGNATFAVSVEGFEGETDWRRGRGVFQKIKQAWANLREAGVIYGTSVTATRLNHEVMMKDEFWQFLKDEGVSYAWVFQFMPVGMNPSMDLVPTPEQRYERFFKTEQERLGGDFAFVADFWNHGFLTNGCLAAGAKYLHVNAKGYVEPCVFQQFAVDSIREKSLLEILKSPFFTAYKRMVPYSNNLFRPCPIIDNPKVLRAMVNKFNAIPQHDGSENVVTELAGQLDELAAGWKEYADKLYYEEGFAETHPAHRGVYDFDVRMRKYANNEEKLAIDKKP, from the coding sequence ATGGGTATTGTAGAAAGCATGAAGGCTTCAATGCTGAGACAGGCAGGGAAGTATGTGGGTTCACTCGTCAGAAATTCTTCAACTGAAAACATCGGAAGGCTCTTTGGCACAGTTGCGGCTCTGACGAAGGAGCCGACAAAGAGTGGATTGAAAAAACTGACTCAGATGGCAAAGGAAGAGCATCCAATGATCGTTTCCTGGCAGAATGTCTTTAAGAGATCCAGTCCAAAGGCAGTTGAAAAGGCTATGACAAATCTCGTTGTCAATGAGTTCGCCCTTGGCGAGAAGATTCGTCAGGAGAAGATGCTCGAGCACGAAGTTGTAATTCCCAAGCTCGTAGTAATAAGCCCAACTTACGCTTGTAATCTAAACTGTGTCGGTTGTTATGCTGGTCTCTACGGTAGAAAGTACCAGCTTTCAAAGGAAGAGGTCAGTTCTATAATCCGGCAGGCAAATGAACTGGGGATTTACTTCTTCATCATCACCGGCGGTGAGCCGTTTGTATGGCCGCATCTTCTCGAGATCTTCGAGGAGTTCAACGATTCTTACTTCCAGGTCTACACCAATGGTACTCTAATTACAAAAGAAGTGGCACAGAAATTGGCTGAACTCGGCAATGCCACTTTTGCAGTCTCCGTTGAAGGTTTCGAAGGCGAGACCGACTGGAGAAGAGGACGCGGTGTTTTCCAGAAAATTAAGCAGGCTTGGGCAAATCTGCGAGAAGCCGGAGTCATTTACGGTACTTCGGTTACCGCAACCAGACTGAATCACGAAGTAATGATGAAGGACGAGTTCTGGCAGTTCTTGAAGGATGAAGGCGTATCTTACGCCTGGGTCTTCCAGTTTATGCCAGTGGGCATGAATCCTTCGATGGATCTCGTACCGACGCCTGAACAGAGGTACGAGCGATTCTTCAAGACTGAGCAAGAGAGGCTTGGCGGAGACTTTGCATTCGTTGCAGATTTCTGGAATCACGGATTCCTTACGAATGGCTGTCTTGCAGCCGGCGCAAAGTATTTACACGTTAATGCAAAGGGTTACGTTGAACCTTGTGTCTTCCAGCAGTTTGCGGTTGACAGTATAAGAGAGAAGAGTCTTCTAGAGATTTTGAAGTCTCCGTTCTTCACGGCATACAAGAGAATGGTGCCCTACAGCAATAATCTCTTCAGACCCTGTCCGATCATTGACAATCCCAAGGTTCTCAGAGCCATGGTGAACAAGTTCAATGCGATCCCACAGCATGATGGAAGCGAAAACGTTGTCACAGAGCTTGCCGGACAGCTTGATGAACTTGCAGCCGGCTGGAAGGAATACGCCGATAAACTGTACTACGAGGAAGGCTTTGCCGAGACCCACCCGGCCCACAGAGGGGTTTACGATTTCGATGTTAGAATGAGAAAGTACGCTAACAACGAAGAAAAGCTTGCTATAGACAAAAAACCTTGA
- the rsgA gene encoding ribosome small subunit-dependent GTPase A, whose protein sequence is MNGEVTNVQKGMIEVRSESGEFFRCLLRGKLLQKERTEKNVVAVGDRVFFEKLQKDQGIITEVLPRDKCLVRKGAGKKGRHLHQVIAANVDQVIIVVAIKDPPYHKSLIERYITAARGSDLDVIIVFNKDDLGLSEETKADIQKYRDLGYRVFLTSTFSGTGIEEVNSALQGRSSVLAGSSGVGKSSLVNAICSSNVKTGEVSDSTHKGKHTTTSSQVHLLPYGGRIIDVPGMREFAISGTEGLDEAFDDIVELSAKCRFRDCTHTVEPGCAVREAVANGILDKRRLRNYLKIKTEE, encoded by the coding sequence ATGAATGGTGAGGTAACTAATGTTCAGAAAGGCATGATAGAAGTAAGATCTGAGTCAGGCGAATTCTTTCGCTGTCTTCTAAGAGGAAAGCTTCTTCAAAAGGAAAGAACAGAAAAGAACGTTGTTGCCGTTGGCGACAGGGTGTTTTTCGAAAAGCTTCAGAAGGACCAGGGAATAATTACCGAGGTTCTTCCCCGTGACAAATGTCTTGTCAGGAAAGGGGCAGGCAAAAAAGGGAGACATCTCCATCAGGTTATCGCCGCAAACGTCGATCAGGTTATTATTGTCGTGGCGATAAAGGATCCCCCTTACCATAAGAGCTTGATCGAAAGGTACATTACTGCAGCGAGAGGTTCGGATCTTGACGTCATAATTGTTTTCAACAAAGATGACCTGGGCCTATCTGAAGAAACGAAAGCAGACATCCAGAAATATCGTGATCTTGGATACCGGGTCTTTCTTACGAGTACCTTCTCCGGAACTGGCATAGAAGAGGTCAACTCGGCTCTTCAGGGGAGGTCTTCGGTGCTGGCAGGAAGTTCCGGTGTCGGAAAATCCTCTCTAGTGAACGCGATTTGCAGTTCAAACGTTAAAACCGGCGAAGTAAGTGACTCCACACACAAGGGGAAGCATACAACCACTTCCTCTCAGGTGCATCTTCTTCCTTATGGAGGGAGAATTATTGATGTTCCCGGAATGAGAGAGTTTGCAATAAGTGGAACGGAAGGTCTTGACGAAGCATTTGATGATATAGTGGAACTTTCCGCAAAGTGCAGGTTCAGAGACTGCACCCACACCGTCGAGCCGGGATGCGCGGTTCGCGAGGCTGTAGCCAACGGAATTCTCGACAAAAGAAGACTTCGAAACTACCTGAAAATTAAGACTGAAGAGTAA
- the rsmA gene encoding 16S rRNA (adenine(1518)-N(6)/adenine(1519)-N(6))-dimethyltransferase RsmA, producing MAERSINIRLNRALGQNFLKSDKISRRIVDSAEMDTSSTVVEIGVGSGSLTAVLLERGFKVIGFEIDGRFEEGNKRLEGERCKLLYEDFLKADLSSLPEPVTYVANIPYYITSPIIEKIMFDGPTFDKAVLMVQKEYADRLTATPRTKEYGILTVNVNTFAEVTELFHVSRKEFIPQPEVDSMVIQLSLLGNAPIEREERTAYRRFVRQCFSQRRKKLKNNLKGLVEFPESLLQLSGIEADVRAEELNKEDFVRLFRNMYPEGGVNPKTGE from the coding sequence ATGGCAGAAAGATCGATAAACATAAGACTCAATAGAGCTTTGGGTCAGAACTTCCTGAAGTCCGACAAGATTTCTAGAAGGATAGTAGACTCAGCTGAAATGGATACTTCTTCAACTGTTGTCGAAATTGGCGTTGGTTCAGGTTCACTTACGGCTGTGTTGCTGGAGAGAGGCTTCAAAGTAATTGGCTTCGAGATTGACGGAAGATTCGAAGAGGGTAACAAAAGGCTTGAAGGCGAAAGATGCAAACTCTTGTACGAGGATTTTCTAAAAGCAGATCTAAGCTCGCTGCCCGAACCCGTAACCTATGTTGCCAACATTCCCTACTACATCACCTCTCCAATCATTGAAAAAATCATGTTTGATGGACCGACCTTTGATAAGGCAGTCTTGATGGTTCAGAAGGAGTATGCAGACAGATTGACCGCAACACCTCGAACGAAGGAATACGGTATACTGACGGTGAATGTCAACACGTTTGCGGAAGTAACCGAGCTCTTCCATGTCTCTAGGAAGGAGTTTATTCCTCAGCCCGAGGTAGATTCCATGGTAATTCAGCTTTCGCTGCTCGGAAATGCTCCGATTGAAAGAGAGGAAAGAACCGCTTACAGGAGATTTGTCAGGCAATGTTTCTCTCAGAGACGCAAGAAGCTAAAGAACAACCTGAAGGGTCTGGTCGAGTTTCCCGAGAGTCTGTTGCAGTTGTCCGGAATCGAGGCAGATGTGAGAGCCGAAGAGCTGAATAAAGAGGATTTTGTTAGGCTGTTCAGAAATATGTATCCCGAAGGTGGTGTAAACCCGAAAACGGGTGAGTAA
- a CDS encoding sigma-54-dependent Fis family transcriptional regulator has product MERELFEKILNSLIEGIIVVDSDETIAFINDEALNILGVDGEEAVGAPVREIIPNTRLHIVLKSGEAELNRIQYLKEKTIVTSRFPIVNSNGLVHAAMAVFRDITNVEKMAEEVINHKEMEGLLTSIIDSTYDAISVADEKGKIVLVNKAYTRITGMSPDYVIGKMATVDIAEGSSLHLEVARTRKPIYNARLKVGPNKKEVLVNVTPLFVKGSFKGSVGVIHDISEIERLARELEDTKRLLRYMRAKYTFDDIAGSSKLMQVAIDQARKVSTTKATVLLNGQSGTGKELFAHAIHHSSDRRDASFISVNCAALPETLLESELFGYVEGAFTGARRGGKKGLLQEANGGTVFLDEVAKMSLSVQSKFLKFLQDKEIKPVGGNETVKLDVRVIAATNVSLEKLVAAGEFLPDLYYRLNVVPIVIPSLRERPEDIPEIARLVVMRLNQEYGRMVAGIDPAVLTLFKKHDWPGNVRELENIIGRAMISMELEEKTIMPSHIKGVIERPEKRGELPVGNLTVLMEDYEKEIISEALERNDWNKTKTSNELGISIRSLYYKLEKYGLADNHTDR; this is encoded by the coding sequence ATGGAAAGAGAGCTTTTCGAAAAGATCCTGAATTCTCTTATCGAGGGGATCATCGTCGTCGATTCAGACGAGACAATAGCGTTCATAAATGACGAGGCACTCAACATACTGGGAGTAGACGGGGAAGAAGCGGTTGGTGCGCCCGTGAGAGAAATTATCCCAAACACAAGGCTCCACATTGTCTTGAAAAGCGGCGAAGCTGAGCTGAATAGAATTCAGTACCTGAAAGAGAAGACCATTGTTACTTCGAGATTTCCGATAGTGAACTCGAACGGTTTAGTTCACGCTGCAATGGCCGTCTTTCGAGATATCACAAACGTCGAGAAAATGGCCGAAGAAGTCATTAATCACAAAGAGATGGAAGGGCTCTTGACTTCGATTATTGACAGCACTTATGATGCGATTTCCGTTGCCGATGAAAAGGGGAAGATCGTTCTCGTAAACAAAGCTTATACGAGAATCACTGGAATGAGCCCAGATTACGTGATTGGAAAGATGGCAACTGTGGACATAGCGGAGGGTTCCTCGCTTCATCTTGAAGTGGCGAGGACAAGGAAGCCTATATATAACGCAAGGCTCAAGGTTGGTCCAAACAAGAAAGAAGTATTGGTAAATGTTACACCGCTCTTCGTGAAAGGCTCATTCAAAGGAAGTGTCGGCGTTATCCACGACATATCAGAAATCGAAAGACTTGCGAGGGAACTTGAAGATACCAAGAGACTCCTGAGGTACATGAGGGCAAAGTACACCTTCGATGACATTGCCGGATCGTCTAAATTGATGCAGGTCGCAATAGATCAGGCGAGAAAGGTCTCGACTACAAAGGCGACGGTCTTGCTTAACGGTCAGAGCGGTACGGGAAAAGAGCTCTTTGCCCATGCAATACACCATTCAAGTGATAGGCGAGATGCGAGCTTTATTAGTGTGAACTGCGCCGCGCTGCCCGAAACTCTGCTTGAGTCAGAGCTCTTCGGTTATGTTGAAGGAGCCTTCACTGGAGCGCGCCGCGGAGGAAAGAAGGGACTTCTTCAGGAAGCAAACGGAGGAACGGTATTCCTGGATGAAGTCGCGAAGATGAGTCTTTCAGTCCAGTCGAAATTCCTTAAATTCCTTCAGGATAAAGAGATAAAGCCCGTTGGAGGAAATGAGACAGTCAAACTGGATGTACGGGTGATCGCTGCAACGAATGTCAGTTTGGAAAAGCTAGTTGCAGCCGGAGAGTTTCTTCCTGATTTGTACTACCGTTTGAACGTAGTTCCAATAGTTATCCCCTCGTTGAGGGAGCGACCAGAAGATATTCCCGAGATTGCAAGACTGGTAGTAATGAGGCTCAATCAGGAGTATGGCAGGATGGTCGCGGGAATCGATCCGGCCGTCTTAACACTGTTCAAAAAACACGATTGGCCTGGCAACGTTAGGGAGCTCGAAAACATCATCGGTAGGGCAATGATCAGTATGGAACTCGAAGAGAAAACAATAATGCCTTCTCACATAAAGGGAGTCATTGAAAGACCGGAGAAGCGCGGCGAACTGCCGGTGGGAAACCTGACAGTGTTGATGGAAGACTATGAAAAAGAGATCATCAGCGAAGCCCTCGAAAGAAACGACTGGAATAAGACAAAGACTTCAAACGAACTCGGGATAAGCATAAGGAGTCTATACTATAAGCTTGAAAAGTACGGTCTCGCTGACAACCATACAGACCGATGA
- a CDS encoding MurR/RpiR family transcriptional regulator, whose translation MSSLLQSYNEALHLLTETEEKIVSFVINNPEQSLEFSIHELAARLEISPSMIVKAAKKLGFTGYSQLKLAIASELNILVQREKSSVLIEDLEAYDELVSTTIREAYSRVSEEVIEEAARVLSSSQIIDIYAFGFDAIAGHDLYLKMLQSGKRVQLIENGYEQMISAYSLESNSAVVAISSTGSSVDLMDALRFSKKAGASVVTITPAGSKLSNYSSINLESYYSKLVFPEGGLVTRIVQLMIVDVLYMKFLQISGGRFEERYSRFREVLDFKRRGIKK comes from the coding sequence ATGAGTAGCCTTCTGCAGTCCTACAACGAAGCACTTCATCTACTGACCGAGACGGAAGAAAAGATTGTAAGCTTCGTTATAAATAATCCGGAGCAATCTCTGGAATTCTCAATTCATGAGTTGGCAGCTCGACTTGAGATCTCCCCGTCGATGATCGTTAAGGCTGCTAAGAAGCTCGGGTTCACCGGCTATTCGCAACTGAAGTTGGCGATCGCAAGTGAGCTCAACATACTGGTCCAGAGGGAAAAGTCATCCGTGTTGATCGAAGACTTAGAAGCATATGATGAACTCGTTTCAACGACAATCAGAGAGGCCTATAGTCGAGTTAGCGAGGAAGTAATAGAAGAGGCAGCAAGAGTTCTCTCCTCGTCTCAAATAATTGACATCTATGCCTTTGGCTTTGACGCTATCGCCGGGCACGACCTCTATCTAAAGATGCTTCAAAGTGGGAAGAGAGTACAGCTCATCGAAAATGGGTACGAGCAGATGATCTCTGCTTACAGTCTGGAAAGTAATTCTGCAGTAGTCGCCATTTCAAGTACAGGAAGTTCCGTTGACCTTATGGATGCCTTGAGATTTTCAAAGAAGGCTGGGGCCTCTGTGGTTACGATAACTCCTGCCGGATCGAAGCTAAGCAATTATTCGAGCATCAACCTGGAAAGCTATTACTCGAAACTGGTATTTCCAGAAGGCGGCCTCGTCACTCGAATCGTCCAGCTGATGATTGTAGATGTGCTGTACATGAAGTTTCTCCAAATCTCAGGCGGAAGGTTCGAAGAAAGGTACTCGAGATTTCGAGAAGTTCTTGATTTCAAGAGAAGAGGAATAAAAAAATGA
- a CDS encoding phosphoglucosamine mutase yields the protein MKKLFGTDGIRGVINEELTPELAMKLGNAIGRYYLGKYNRFIIAKDTRNSGDLLESAMAAGAASAGMNVEFVGVIPTPALAYITKSENTLGAVISASHNPAVYNGIKVLAKGMKISDEDEVEIENLIIDNPYHYTVFSGVGKIRQVDHYRDEYIDYIVGLYGTEKLPSEGIVVDGANGAISTVISMVYESLGIEADLRGIRPNGININDGCGSLFPEYLGNSLQQGQIGVLFDGDADRCLFVLPGSRLIDGDMLMALNSIKMVSQGRLKGNRVVATVMSNLGFEKYLTSRNLLLDRTKVGDKYVLERMLQTGGVLGGEQSGHIIFLDRSSTGDGLITSLETLNTLEELGETLEQFVDSFPVYPQLLKNVPVSDKKGVMEDRKLKDRLEELKKREDLRVVLRPSGTEPFVRVMVEGIESSQVETVCQELVELVEECSNG from the coding sequence ATGAAGAAGCTATTCGGAACAGACGGCATCAGGGGAGTTATTAACGAAGAGCTAACGCCCGAACTTGCCATGAAGCTTGGCAACGCAATTGGAAGATACTACCTGGGAAAGTACAACAGGTTTATCATAGCAAAGGATACGAGAAACTCCGGTGACCTTCTAGAAAGTGCAATGGCTGCCGGTGCGGCCTCAGCTGGTATGAACGTTGAATTTGTCGGAGTAATTCCCACTCCGGCTCTTGCATACATTACCAAGAGCGAAAACACTCTGGGAGCAGTTATTTCAGCCTCTCACAATCCGGCTGTCTACAACGGGATCAAGGTGCTGGCTAAAGGGATGAAGATTTCAGACGAAGACGAAGTGGAAATTGAGAACCTGATAATAGACAACCCTTACCATTACACGGTCTTCTCAGGAGTTGGGAAGATCAGACAAGTAGACCATTACAGAGATGAGTATATTGATTACATAGTGGGTCTCTACGGGACTGAAAAGCTTCCTTCAGAAGGGATCGTAGTTGACGGTGCAAACGGGGCAATATCGACCGTGATATCAATGGTATACGAAAGCCTAGGCATTGAGGCCGACCTACGCGGTATCAGACCAAACGGAATAAACATAAACGACGGCTGTGGTTCGCTTTTTCCGGAATACCTGGGAAATTCTCTCCAGCAAGGGCAAATTGGGGTGCTCTTTGACGGTGATGCCGACAGATGTCTCTTTGTTTTACCCGGCTCGAGGTTGATAGATGGAGACATGTTGATGGCTCTAAACTCCATAAAGATGGTTAGTCAGGGAAGACTGAAGGGCAACAGAGTTGTTGCAACTGTTATGTCGAATCTCGGCTTCGAGAAATACCTGACTTCCAGAAATCTTCTCCTGGACAGGACGAAGGTCGGTGACAAGTACGTACTTGAGAGAATGCTGCAGACAGGAGGCGTTCTTGGTGGAGAACAGTCAGGCCATATCATTTTCCTTGACAGAAGCTCAACCGGCGACGGACTGATCACTTCTCTCGAAACTCTCAATACTCTTGAAGAGCTTGGGGAGACTCTTGAACAATTTGTAGACTCTTTTCCCGTTTATCCTCAGTTGTTGAAGAATGTCCCCGTCTCAGACAAAAAGGGTGTAATGGAAGACAGAAAGCTCAAAGATAGGCTTGAAGAGCTCAAGAAAAGAGAGGATTTGCGTGTTGTTCTCAGGCCTTCTGGAACTGAACCCTTCGTAAGAGTAATGGTTGAAGGAATAGAATCATCGCAGGTCGAAACTGTCTGCCAGGAGTTGGTCGAACTGGTCGAGGAGTGCAGTAATGGATAG
- a CDS encoding BMP family ABC transporter substrate-binding protein, which yields MKRLFLLLLMVMIATLAGAKFSVAILITGEIGGNAIYELVQKGALEIESEEIEIKIVEGGYNQSKWESILTSLAALNKYDLLMTFTEGMPASVRRVADMFPNQKFALLDGMIENSPPNTYSVAFKDDEMTFLAGIFAGLVTSSRMPGANKEKMVGLVAGDTYPAMTNVMRPSFEKGVATVDPSIDVLFGIVGSWSDPSRGSELAAKQFDAGVDVILSIAGGSGVGVIEEASVRGKYVITVDSNLISMNPTVILASFLKHIDLLVKETIIQASKGQLPFGSSKRVGISDGMIDYTHDDPNFLSNVPEEIRSELANWFERVKEKGIPADNE from the coding sequence ATGAAAAGACTATTCTTGCTTTTGCTGATGGTTATGATTGCCACTCTCGCAGGCGCCAAATTCAGCGTTGCCATTCTAATCACGGGTGAAATCGGCGGAAACGCGATCTATGAGCTCGTTCAGAAGGGTGCCCTCGAAATTGAGTCTGAGGAGATCGAGATTAAGATCGTCGAAGGTGGATACAACCAGTCAAAATGGGAATCTATTCTAACCAGTCTCGCTGCTCTGAACAAGTATGATCTTCTTATGACTTTTACGGAGGGAATGCCGGCAAGTGTGAGACGCGTTGCCGATATGTTCCCTAATCAGAAGTTTGCGCTTCTTGACGGAATGATTGAGAACTCACCTCCAAATACATATTCAGTCGCGTTTAAAGATGATGAGATGACCTTTCTAGCCGGGATCTTTGCCGGTCTTGTCACTTCTAGTCGGATGCCTGGAGCAAACAAGGAGAAGATGGTTGGACTCGTTGCAGGGGATACGTACCCCGCAATGACCAATGTGATGAGGCCTTCGTTCGAGAAGGGAGTGGCGACTGTCGATCCCTCGATTGATGTACTTTTCGGCATTGTTGGAAGCTGGTCCGACCCTTCGAGAGGGAGCGAGCTGGCTGCAAAACAGTTTGATGCAGGTGTGGACGTAATTCTTTCAATTGCCGGAGGAAGCGGCGTTGGAGTGATTGAGGAGGCATCTGTCAGGGGTAAGTATGTGATTACGGTCGACTCAAATCTCATATCGATGAATCCCACTGTTATATTGGCGAGCTTTCTGAAGCATATAGATCTCCTTGTGAAGGAGACAATAATCCAGGCAAGCAAAGGGCAGCTGCCGTTTGGCAGTTCAAAGAGGGTCGGGATTTCCGACGGAATGATAGATTATACACACGATGATCCTAACTTTCTGTCCAATGTTCCGGAAGAGATTCGAAGCGAGCTCGCTAACTGGTTTGAGAGAGTGAAGGAGAAGGGAATTCCCGCTGATAATGAGTAG